From one Deinococcus sedimenti genomic stretch:
- a CDS encoding reverse transcriptase-like protein: MTVTPTSGTLHPMPHQIAYTDASLALRDVYALAAVVNGVTVTATARAHTTQQAELQAARLAVQHADPGPLHLHVDCLATVHVLTGLAPSRSPLTEPARHLLQLAAERGVHLHVQWIPRGENAAHHPAHHAAGHMRTHRRARRVHLPPLPPETPGVIVRLRHHPDGTSARGGGLRAVAHGPLAALRILIDLAGRAPPGVRVRVRGVPPYAAHLWTHPEHAPDDLLASLSAARCALALRGSRLHLMTP, from the coding sequence GTGACGGTCACCCCTACGTCCGGCACCCTGCACCCTATGCCGCACCAGATCGCGTACACCGACGCCAGCCTCGCCCTGCGGGACGTGTACGCCCTGGCGGCCGTCGTGAACGGCGTGACCGTCACGGCCACCGCGCGGGCGCACACCACCCAGCAGGCTGAACTGCAGGCCGCACGCCTCGCCGTCCAGCACGCCGATCCCGGTCCCCTCCACCTGCATGTGGACTGCCTCGCCACCGTGCACGTCCTGACGGGACTCGCACCGTCCAGGTCGCCCCTGACCGAACCCGCGCGGCACCTCCTCCAACTCGCAGCGGAACGGGGCGTGCACCTGCACGTTCAGTGGATCCCCAGAGGGGAGAACGCCGCCCACCACCCGGCGCACCACGCGGCCGGACACATGCGCACGCATCGCCGTGCCCGCCGCGTCCACCTCCCCCCGCTTCCCCCTGAGACGCCCGGGGTGATCGTCCGCCTGCGCCACCACCCGGACGGCACTTCCGCCCGCGGCGGTGGACTCCGCGCGGTCGCCCACGGCCCCCTGGCCGCCCTGCGCATCCTGATCGATCTCGCGGGCCGCGCCCCACCCGGCGTCCGCGTCCGGGTGCGCGGCGTGCCGCCCTACGCCGCGCACCTCTGGACCCACCCCGAGCACGCCCCGGACGACCTGCTCGCTTCCCTCAGTGCAGCCCGCTGCGCTCTCGCCCTGCGCGGCAGCCGACTGCACTTGATGACCCCGTGA
- a CDS encoding DEAD/DEAH box helicase translates to MTSPAPITAPPVLSGPDLALACGVTTLPVSALITSPTGSGKTHLAREAARHALLQGERVIVTVPTKALAHEIAHTWADLPGRVQAFTRDQPSPPHRAAHVLIMTPERLDLVTRRWRRHHPWLARVGLLITDEIHTISDPARGAALDAALTRLRATLPFLRVLALTATCGNPRVLADWLSALHIGGGIRPMPLTWTAKAVRAVADKPAALQRALTPGESTLVFVHGRQRATDLAAQLQQAGHASAAHHAGLTPDVRAQVEADFRAGRTRVLICTPTLEVGVNLPAEHVVLYDLTTFGPDGRQALTVNAAWQRAGRAGRPGATRAQVTVLGTRAEQPGQYERGRFEPLSSPLARGEHLLGFLLGCVDGGYARTRAQATRMAQQTFAAHTGTLNAPRAVATLLLRGALADHGGVLRVTPLGRVASQALLPVPVVAAVRVLPQDPTVLDVLLSAAAHVRLPSLGDESRATLVDALMGVPSRTLDAGTAPPDAVIGAALLHAATHHGDDGAAGLSGLHVPTVTALREDALRIVSAWHALSPSISVNLTRVSLAAQLPPRAATLALLSGVGHVTARALTQAGVPDLPTLARTPPAQLTAARFTARTAERLIGAAQAYGPVPLAEPTPASRARTVLADPARLARARLLTVTPTAQGWTVTGGSEARTVTRHGDALTCDCPDGVTLCKHILAVRLHLT, encoded by the coding sequence GTGACCAGCCCAGCCCCGATCACCGCCCCTCCCGTCCTCTCCGGCCCGGATCTCGCCCTGGCGTGCGGCGTGACCACGCTCCCCGTCAGCGCCCTGATCACGAGCCCCACCGGGAGCGGCAAGACCCATCTCGCTCGCGAGGCCGCCCGGCACGCCCTCCTTCAAGGGGAACGCGTCATCGTCACCGTGCCCACCAAAGCCCTCGCGCACGAGATCGCCCACACCTGGGCCGACCTCCCCGGCCGCGTGCAGGCCTTCACCCGCGACCAGCCCAGCCCCCCACACCGCGCCGCGCACGTCCTGATCATGACGCCCGAACGCCTGGACCTCGTGACGCGCCGCTGGCGCCGCCACCACCCCTGGCTCGCGCGGGTGGGCCTCCTGATCACCGACGAGATCCACACCATCAGCGACCCCGCCCGCGGCGCCGCCCTGGACGCCGCCCTCACCCGCCTGCGGGCCACACTCCCCTTCCTGCGCGTCCTGGCCCTGACCGCCACCTGCGGGAACCCCCGCGTGCTCGCCGACTGGCTCAGTGCCCTGCACATCGGAGGTGGCATCCGACCGATGCCACTCACCTGGACCGCGAAGGCCGTCCGCGCGGTCGCCGACAAACCCGCCGCCCTGCAGCGTGCCCTCACGCCCGGGGAGTCCACCCTGGTGTTCGTGCACGGCCGCCAGCGGGCCACGGACCTCGCCGCGCAGCTCCAGCAGGCCGGGCACGCCAGCGCCGCGCACCACGCGGGCCTCACGCCCGACGTGCGCGCCCAGGTCGAGGCGGACTTCCGGGCGGGCCGCACCCGCGTCCTGATCTGCACGCCCACCCTGGAAGTCGGCGTGAACCTCCCCGCCGAGCACGTGGTGCTGTACGACCTCACCACGTTCGGTCCTGATGGGCGACAGGCGCTGACCGTGAACGCTGCGTGGCAGCGGGCCGGACGCGCCGGGCGGCCCGGCGCCACGCGCGCCCAGGTCACGGTGCTCGGCACCCGCGCGGAGCAGCCCGGCCAGTACGAACGCGGCCGCTTCGAACCGCTCAGCAGTCCCCTGGCCCGTGGCGAACACCTGCTCGGGTTCCTGCTCGGCTGCGTGGACGGCGGGTACGCCCGCACCCGAGCACAGGCGACCCGCATGGCCCAGCAGACCTTCGCGGCGCACACCGGCACCCTGAACGCCCCGCGCGCCGTGGCCACGCTTCTCCTGCGGGGCGCCCTCGCCGACCACGGGGGCGTGCTCAGGGTCACGCCACTGGGCCGCGTGGCCAGTCAGGCCCTGCTCCCTGTCCCCGTCGTCGCGGCCGTCCGCGTCCTCCCACAGGACCCGACGGTGCTGGACGTGCTCCTGTCCGCCGCCGCGCACGTTCGCCTGCCCAGCCTCGGGGACGAGTCGCGCGCCACCCTCGTCGACGCCCTGATGGGCGTCCCGTCCCGCACCCTCGACGCGGGCACCGCCCCGCCGGACGCGGTGATCGGCGCGGCCCTCCTGCACGCCGCCACCCATCACGGGGATGACGGGGCCGCGGGGCTGAGCGGCCTGCACGTCCCGACCGTCACGGCCCTGCGTGAGGACGCCCTCCGCATCGTGAGCGCCTGGCACGCCCTGTCTCCCAGCATCAGCGTGAACCTCACCCGCGTGAGCCTCGCCGCGCAACTCCCTCCCCGCGCCGCGACCCTCGCGCTGCTCAGCGGGGTCGGGCACGTCACCGCCCGCGCGCTGACCCAGGCGGGCGTCCCAGACCTCCCCACGCTCGCCCGCACGCCCCCCGCGCAGCTCACCGCCGCCAGGTTCACGGCCCGCACCGCAGAACGACTCATCGGGGCCGCCCAGGCGTACGGTCCGGTCCCGCTCGCCGAACCCACGCCCGCCTCCCGCGCCCGCACGGTGCTCGCTGACCCAGCCCGGCTCGCCCGCGCCCGCCTCCTGACCGTCACGCCCACCGCTCAGGGCTGGACAGTCACCGGCGGCAGCGAGGCCCGCACCGTCACCCGGCACGGCGACGCGCTCACCTGCGACTGCCCGGATGGGGTCACGCTGTGCAAGCACATCCTGGCCGTGCGTCTGCACCTCACTTGA
- a CDS encoding tRNA-guanine transglycosylase, whose protein sequence is MTFNGFIPVLTHRYPLDALLTPYVERYAPAALMSAAELRAAPGAPLPALPLMIDSGGYQALDAHATVVDTGAFAALHVPGQAPLTPLDVYDLQRSARAAVCFTLDFPAPATATTDERARRLHLGERNALWALSQIRPGTLYASVQPGQDLTAILAARPDGLALGGLAPHSADRDRIRHEIRTVRAQLPAGLPLHVFGLGHPDSIHAALTAGATTVDSSSPQRMAASGRAWTGEVIPDAAPHERLRLAVTNLLTALHADVPLALHPAWRPLTPRRSA, encoded by the coding sequence ATGACCTTCAATGGCTTCATTCCAGTGCTCACGCACCGCTACCCGCTCGACGCGCTGCTCACGCCGTACGTGGAACGCTACGCGCCCGCCGCCCTGATGAGCGCCGCCGAACTCCGCGCCGCGCCCGGCGCCCCGCTGCCCGCCCTGCCCCTGATGATCGACAGCGGCGGGTACCAGGCCCTGGACGCCCACGCGACCGTCGTGGACACCGGTGCGTTCGCGGCGCTGCACGTGCCCGGCCAGGCTCCCCTCACGCCGCTGGACGTGTACGATCTGCAGCGGTCCGCGCGGGCTGCCGTGTGCTTCACGCTGGACTTCCCCGCGCCCGCCACCGCGACCACCGACGAACGCGCCCGCCGCCTCCACCTCGGGGAACGCAACGCCCTGTGGGCCCTGTCCCAGATCCGCCCCGGCACCCTATACGCCAGCGTCCAGCCCGGCCAGGACCTCACCGCGATCCTCGCCGCCCGCCCGGACGGCCTCGCCCTCGGCGGCCTCGCCCCGCACAGCGCCGACCGGGACCGCATCCGGCACGAGATCCGCACCGTCCGCGCCCAGCTCCCCGCCGGACTGCCCCTGCACGTGTTCGGCCTCGGGCACCCCGACTCCATCCACGCGGCCCTCACGGCCGGCGCGACCACCGTGGACTCCAGCAGTCCGCAGCGTATGGCCGCCAGTGGCCGCGCCTGGACGGGGGAGGTCATCCCGGACGCCGCCCCGCACGAACGCCTGCGGCTGGCCGTCACGAACCTCCTCACCGCCCTGCACGCGGACGTGCCCCTCGCCCTGCACCCTGCGTGGCGACCCCTCACCCCCAGGAGAAGCGCGTGA